The following coding sequences are from one Lolium rigidum isolate FL_2022 chromosome 6, APGP_CSIRO_Lrig_0.1, whole genome shotgun sequence window:
- the LOC124667746 gene encoding LEAF RUST 10 DISEASE-RESISTANCE LOCUS RECEPTOR-LIKE PROTEIN KINASE-like 1.2 isoform X1, producing the protein MGIVCDDDKPILQLDGVNNYAVKSVEGSRANVSFADPEAVGSCPRVKHNVTFSQGSWLEFPNTTVDYIFLFLSCYFDFNLVKPDSIEQITCSGFASSGMSFVLPNASVPAGNWSRACGLVTKVPVLKYDPVDPNDDSTWLNTGYGDVLRQGFQVSWDNRSAECIQCERSNGRCGYKQSGDFLGCLCADRQIDDRNCTMHNSTGSKGKGKAAIGGVVAGAAGLLLVAAAIAFFLIRRRKQRKVVNSSSKLLKYSGSGGTPTRSRDGFDLESGSVQGMGSRFSYEELEEATDSFNENRELGDGGFGTVYKGYLEDGRVVAVKKLYNNSYRRVEQFVNEAAILARLRHPNLVMFYGCTSKESRDLLLVYEFVQNGTVADHLHGHRAAERALPWPLRLNIAIESAAALTYLHAIEPPIIHRDVKTNNILLDGDFHVKVADFGLSRLFPLDVTHVSTAPQGTPGYVDPEYHQCYQLTDKSDVYSFGVVLVELISSKPAVDITRQRNEINLAGMAINRIQKCQLEELVDLQLGYESDPATKKMMTMVAELAFRCLQQNGEMRPPIKEVHDVLRAIKDGSVAENGRGGKDKDLDPPFSPNTVHAPWDSRSTTPNTSQ; encoded by the exons ATGGGGATCGTCTGCGACGACGACAAACCCATCTTGCAGCTCGACGGCGTCAACAACTACGCAGTTAAGAGCGTCGAAGGTAGCAGGGCAAACGTCTCTTTTGCCGATCCGGAGGCCGTCGGAAGCTGCCCAAGAGTCAAGCACAACGTGACCTTCTCACAGGGCTCATGGCTGGAATTCCCTAACACCACGGTCGACTACATCTTCTTATTCCTCAGCTGCTACTTCGATTTTAACCTCGTCAAACCGGATTCAATCGAGCAGATCACCTGCTCAGGATTCGCCAGTTCTGGAATGTCGTTCGTGCTTCCCAATGCTTCAGTACCCGCCGGGAACTGGTCGCGGGCGTGCGGCCTGGTCACAAAAGTTCCTGTGCTCAAATATGACCCGGTCGACCCAAACGATGATAGTACATGGTTAAACACTGGGTACGGCGATGTTCTTCGTCAGGGCTTCCAGGTGTCGTGGGACAACAGATCCGCCGAGTGTATCCAGTGCGAGAGATCCAATGGACGGTGCGGGTACAAGCAATCAGGAGATTTCTTGGGTTGCTTGTGCGCCGACCGCCAAATCGACGATAGGAACTGCACTATGCACAATTCGACTG GATCAAAGGGCAAGGGAAAAGCAGCTATAGGAG GTGTGGTGGCAGGTGCCGCTGGCCTCTTGCTTGTCGCTGCCGCGATAGCCTTCTTCCTCATTCGCAGGAGGAAGCAGAGGAAGGTGGTGAACTCGTCGTCAAAGCTCCTCAAGTACAGCGGCTCTGGCGGGACCCCGACACGTTCCAGGGACGGCTTTGACCTGGAGTCTGGCAGCGTCCAGGGCATGGGCAGCCGGTTCAGCTACGAGGAGCTCGAGGAGGCCACCGACTCCTTCAACGAAAACAGAGAGCTCGGTGACGGCGGCTTCGGCACCGTATACAAAG GATATCTGGAGGACGGGCGagtggtggcggtgaagaagctgtacaacaacagctaccggcGAGTGGAGCAGTTCGTGAACGAGGCGGCCATCCTGGCGCGGCTGCGGCACCCGAACCTGGTCATGTTCTACGGCTGCACCTCCAAGGAGAGCCGCGACCTCCTCCTGGTCTACGAGTTCGTCCAGAACGGCACCGTCGCTGACCACCTGCACGGCCACCGCGCGGCAGAGCGCGCCCTCCCGTGGCCGCTTCGCCTCAACATCGCCATCGAGTCCGCCGCCGCGCTCACCTACCTCCACGCCATCGAGCCGCCCATCATCCACCGAGATGTCAAGACCAACAACATCCTCCTTGACGGAGACTTCCATGTCAAGGTCGCCGACTTCGGCCTCTCCCGCCTCTTCCCGCTCGATGTCACGCACGTTTCCACGGCTCCCCAAGGCACCCCAGG GTATGTGGATCCAGAGTACCACCAATGCTACCAGCTGACCGACAAGAGCGACGTCTATAGCTTCGGGGTCGTCCTGGTGGAGCTCATCTCGTCCAAGCCCGCCGTCGACATCACCAGGCAGCGCAACGAGATCAacctggccggcatggccatcaaCCGTATCCAGAAGTGCCAGCTCGAGGAGCTGGTGGACCTCCAGCTCGGCTACGAGTCCGACccggcgacgaagaagatgaTGACCATGGTGGCCGAGCTGGCCTTCCGGTGCCTGCAGCAGAACGGCGAGATGCGCCCGCCGATCAAGGAGGTGCACGATGTGCTCAGGGCCATAAAGGATGGGAGCGTGGCGGAGAACGGCAGAGGAGGCAAAGACAAGGACCTTGACCCGCCGTTCTCGCCCAACACCGTGCACGCTCCGTGGGACAGCAGGAGCACCACTCCTAACACTAGCCAATAG
- the LOC124667746 gene encoding LEAF RUST 10 DISEASE-RESISTANCE LOCUS RECEPTOR-LIKE PROTEIN KINASE-like 1.4 isoform X2, protein MHNNSTGSKGKGKAAIGGVVAGAAGLLLVAAAIAFFLIRRRKQRKVVNSSSKLLKYSGSGGTPTRSRDGFDLESGSVQGMGSRFSYEELEEATDSFNENRELGDGGFGTVYKGYLEDGRVVAVKKLYNNSYRRVEQFVNEAAILARLRHPNLVMFYGCTSKESRDLLLVYEFVQNGTVADHLHGHRAAERALPWPLRLNIAIESAAALTYLHAIEPPIIHRDVKTNNILLDGDFHVKVADFGLSRLFPLDVTHVSTAPQGTPGYVDPEYHQCYQLTDKSDVYSFGVVLVELISSKPAVDITRQRNEINLAGMAINRIQKCQLEELVDLQLGYESDPATKKMMTMVAELAFRCLQQNGEMRPPIKEVHDVLRAIKDGSVAENGRGGKDKDLDPPFSPNTVHAPWDSRSTTPNTSQ, encoded by the exons ATGCACAACAATTCAACTG GATCAAAGGGCAAGGGAAAAGCAGCTATAGGAG GTGTGGTGGCAGGTGCCGCTGGCCTCTTGCTTGTCGCTGCCGCGATAGCCTTCTTCCTCATTCGCAGGAGGAAGCAGAGGAAGGTGGTGAACTCGTCGTCAAAGCTCCTCAAGTACAGCGGCTCTGGCGGGACCCCGACACGTTCCAGGGACGGCTTTGACCTGGAGTCTGGCAGCGTCCAGGGCATGGGCAGCCGGTTCAGCTACGAGGAGCTCGAGGAGGCCACCGACTCCTTCAACGAAAACAGAGAGCTCGGTGACGGCGGCTTCGGCACCGTATACAAAG GATATCTGGAGGACGGGCGagtggtggcggtgaagaagctgtacaacaacagctaccggcGAGTGGAGCAGTTCGTGAACGAGGCGGCCATCCTGGCGCGGCTGCGGCACCCGAACCTGGTCATGTTCTACGGCTGCACCTCCAAGGAGAGCCGCGACCTCCTCCTGGTCTACGAGTTCGTCCAGAACGGCACCGTCGCTGACCACCTGCACGGCCACCGCGCGGCAGAGCGCGCCCTCCCGTGGCCGCTTCGCCTCAACATCGCCATCGAGTCCGCCGCCGCGCTCACCTACCTCCACGCCATCGAGCCGCCCATCATCCACCGAGATGTCAAGACCAACAACATCCTCCTTGACGGAGACTTCCATGTCAAGGTCGCCGACTTCGGCCTCTCCCGCCTCTTCCCGCTCGATGTCACGCACGTTTCCACGGCTCCCCAAGGCACCCCAGG GTATGTGGATCCAGAGTACCACCAATGCTACCAGCTGACCGACAAGAGCGACGTCTATAGCTTCGGGGTCGTCCTGGTGGAGCTCATCTCGTCCAAGCCCGCCGTCGACATCACCAGGCAGCGCAACGAGATCAacctggccggcatggccatcaaCCGTATCCAGAAGTGCCAGCTCGAGGAGCTGGTGGACCTCCAGCTCGGCTACGAGTCCGACccggcgacgaagaagatgaTGACCATGGTGGCCGAGCTGGCCTTCCGGTGCCTGCAGCAGAACGGCGAGATGCGCCCGCCGATCAAGGAGGTGCACGATGTGCTCAGGGCCATAAAGGATGGGAGCGTGGCGGAGAACGGCAGAGGAGGCAAAGACAAGGACCTTGACCCGCCGTTCTCGCCCAACACCGTGCACGCTCCGTGGGACAGCAGGAGCACCACTCCTAACACTAGCCAATAG
- the LOC124667747 gene encoding alpha/beta hydrolase domain-containing protein 17C-like, with protein sequence MGGVTSTIAARFAFFPPTPPSYTVVLADAATGRLLIPEISRPPARRRRRDGASAGGDSSSSASAAERDEEDGTEVVRLRTRRGNEIVAVHVRHARASATLLYSHGNAADLGQMYGLFVELSRRLRVNIFGYDYAGYGRSTGKPTEYNTYADIEAAYNCLKEKYGVPDEDIILYGQSVGSGPTIDLASRLPNLRAVVLHSPILSGLRVLYPVKKTFWFDIYKNVDKISLVNCPVLVIHGTSDDVVDWSHGKQLWELCKVKHSPLWLSGGGHCNLELYPDYIRHLKKFVSGLGKKSTKPDLKEVTATDDTSKKDTEPASVDKPQEDAKCRQISRKSLDSRVGKSKTADAAEKPRMSSDDVDKFRRRRCLVW encoded by the exons ATGGGCGGGGTGACGTCCACCATCGCCGCgcgcttcgccttcttcccgcccACGCCGCCCTCctacaccgtcgtcctcgccgacgccgccaccggcCGCCTCCTCATCCCCGAGATCTCCCGGCCCCCCGCGCGCAGACGCAGGCGGGACGGCGCCAGCGCCGGcggggactcctcctcctccgcctccgccgccgagagGGACGAGGAGGACGGCACGGAGGTGGTGCGCCTCCGCACGCGCCGCGGGAACGAGATCGTGGCCGTGCACGTGCGCCACGCGCGGGCCTCCGCCACGCTGCTCTACTCCCACGGCAACGCCGCCGACCTCGGCCAGATGTACGGACTCTTCGTCGAGCTCAGCCGACGCCTACGCGTCAACATCTTCGG GTATGATTATGCTGGTTATGGGAGGTCTACGGGGAAG CCCACTGAGTATAATACATATGCAGACATTGAAGCAGCATATAACTGCCTCAAGGAAAAATATGGTGTGCCAGATGAGGATATAATTTTGTATGGCCAATCTGTTGGAAGTGGTCCAACCATTGATCTTGCTTCACGATTACCAAATTTGCGAGCTGTGGTTCTGCACAGTCCCATTTTATCTGGACTGAGAGTACTATATCCAGTCAAAAAAACATTTTGGTTTGACATTTACAAG AATGTCGACAAAATCAGCCTGGTAAACTGTCCAGTTCTTGTCATTCAT GGCACATCAGATGACGTCGTTGATTGGTCACATGGAAAGCAGCTATGGGAGCTTTGCAAGGTGAAACATTCGCCTTTGTGGTTAAGTGGCGGTGGGCACTGCAACCTTGAGCTATATCCTGACTACATCAGGCACTTGAAGAAGTTTGTATCGGGCCTTGGCAAAAAATCGACGAAACCTGACCTGAAAGAGGTAACAGCGACAGATGACACTTCTAAAAAAGATACAGAACCTGCATCCGTGGACAAACCCCAAGAAGATGCGAAGTGCCGACAGATCTCGCGGAAGAGCTTAGATAGTAGAGTCGGGAAATCCAAAACAGCAGATGCTGCTGAAAAGCCACGAATGAGCTCAGATGATGTTGACAAGTTTCGGAGGAGAAGATGCTTGGTTTGGTGA